GCACCGTCATCATCGTCTCGCACCGTCTGTCCACGCTCGTCGATGCCGATGCGATCCTCGTCATCGAGCGCGGCAAGATCGCCGATATCGGTCGCCATGACCAGCTCGTTTCACGCTGCATGACCTATCGCCACCTGTGGTCACAGCAGACCAGGCAGTCCGCATGAGCGCCCGCAATCCGCAAGCCGCAAACATCATTTCCGACCGCGACCTAGCGGGAAGACCGCCGCTGCCGCCGGTCATTGCGGAATTTCAATCCGACGCGGTGGAACTGGAGGAGCGCGTACCGCCGAAGATCGCTCGGCTGACGCTCTACGGCATTGCGGCCCTTATTGCCGCCGCGGTTCTGTGGGCATCGATCTCATCGATCGACGAAGTCGTCGTTGCTCCCGGCAAGCTGGTCACGACCCGGCCGACCATTATCCTGCAGCCGCTGGAAACCTCCATCATTCGTTCGATCGACGTGACGACCGGAGAGGTGGTTCGCGCTGGCCAAGCGCTCGTGATGCTTGATGCGACATTCAGCCAGTCGGACTTCGACCAGCAGAGGGTAAAGCTCGCGGCATTCGATGCGCAGATAAAGCGCATCGAAGCCGAACTCGACAACGCCGATTATTCCTTGATCGCGGGCAATTCGCCCGAGGAACGGCTGCAGTTGCAGCTCTTTGGCCAGCGGCGCGCTTTTTACGTCGCGCAACTCCAGAATTTTGATCAGCAGATCGCAGGACAGCTGGCGGCAATCGAGGCCGGGAAGAATCAGGAGGGCATCCTGCTCGACCGGCGCGAGAGCCTCACCCGGATCGAGAACGCACGCGAGACGCTCTATAAAAAGGAGAAGGGTTCGCTGATCAATTTCCTCAGCTCGCGCGATGCACGCCTCGACGTCGATGCCAATCTGTCGCAGCTGCGCGGCAAGTCAGCCGAAGCCGAACATGCCTTGGCCAGGCTCAGGGCGGATCGACAGGCGTTCATCGAGGACTTCCGCCGCACGTCGACGGAGCAGCTCGTAGAGCTGCGCGGCCAGCGTGATACGGCGAGCACGGAAGTGAAGAAGATGGAGCTGCGCCGACAAATGGTGGCTTTGACGGCGCCGGCCGACGCGGTCGTTCTCGATCTTGCGCAACGCTCGGTCGGCTCGGTCGTGCGAGAGGCGGAGCCGATTGTCACGCTCGTGCCTCTCAACGTGCCCCTGGAAGCCGAGGTCGAGATCAATGCCCGCGATATCGGGCGCGTGACTGCCGACGAGGAGGTCCGCATCAAATTCGATGCCTACCCGTTCCAGAAATACGGCACCGCGTCCGGCTCGATCCGGACGATCAGCCGCGACGCCTTCACACCAAGCCAGCAGGAAGCATCAGCGGTTCACGCGGCCGCTCCGTTCTTCAAGGCGCGCGTTACGCTTGGCGACACCGAGCTTCGCGCGCCGCCCGGGATCGTCCGTCTGCTGCCCGGCATGACCGTATCTGCAGAGATCAAGGTCGGCCGTCGAACCGTCATTTCCTACTTCCTCTATCCGCTGCTGCGAGGTCTCGACGACGCGATCCGCGAGCCTTGAGCAAGGCTTGGCATGGAATGGGCGAGAACCGTCGAAGCCGTCCGCGAGGTCGGCAATGCCGAAGGTGAACCGCTGTGCCGGCTCTGTACGTGCGTGCTCACGAGCTCGAGCAGGAACTCGCGATCGCCTTGCCGATTGAGCCTCGACGCGTAGTCGTTGACGTTGGAAAAGGCGACTTGGCGCCGCGCCCGTATATACGCCCGATGCGGTCGTCGCGGTCGACTGGCCTATTGCAGATCGCTCGCCTCGGCGTAGATCGCAGCGAGCGCCTCAAACCCAGCCTGATCCTCGGCGTCGAAACGGCCGGATAGAGGGCTGTCGAGATCGAGCACGCCGAAAATTCTGCCGTCCTTGATCAGCGGTACCACCAGCTCCGAACGGGAGGCCGCGTCACAGGCGATATGTCCGGGAAATTCGTGAACATCCGGAACCAGCATCGAGCGTGCTTCCGCGACCGCGGTGCCGCAAACGCCCTTGCCCACCGCTATGCGCACACAGGCGACTTTTCCCTGAAACGGGCCGAGCACCAGCTCGTTTCCGGATT
The genomic region above belongs to Sinorhizobium mexicanum and contains:
- a CDS encoding HlyD family type I secretion periplasmic adaptor subunit, with amino-acid sequence MSARNPQAANIISDRDLAGRPPLPPVIAEFQSDAVELEERVPPKIARLTLYGIAALIAAAVLWASISSIDEVVVAPGKLVTTRPTIILQPLETSIIRSIDVTTGEVVRAGQALVMLDATFSQSDFDQQRVKLAAFDAQIKRIEAELDNADYSLIAGNSPEERLQLQLFGQRRAFYVAQLQNFDQQIAGQLAAIEAGKNQEGILLDRRESLTRIENARETLYKKEKGSLINFLSSRDARLDVDANLSQLRGKSAEAEHALARLRADRQAFIEDFRRTSTEQLVELRGQRDTASTEVKKMELRRQMVALTAPADAVVLDLAQRSVGSVVREAEPIVTLVPLNVPLEAEVEINARDIGRVTADEEVRIKFDAYPFQKYGTASGSIRTISRDAFTPSQQEASAVHAAAPFFKARVTLGDTELRAPPGIVRLLPGMTVSAEIKVGRRTVISYFLYPLLRGLDDAIREP
- a CDS encoding GAF domain-containing protein — its product is MFVTRSIAEDDKGSFYRELANQLRGLLAGERDAIANAANLSALIFDLVPDLNWAGFYFLKSGNELVLGPFQGKVACVRIAVGKGVCGTAVAEARSMLVPDVHEFPGHIACDAASRSELVVPLIKDGRIFGVLDLDSPLSGRFDAEDQAGFEALAAIYAEASDLQ